The genomic interval AGGCCTCGAAGCCCTGAAAATCATTCAGGAATTCGAGGCCTTCCGCCATTTTGGGCTCAGGTACGCGCGGAGATCCACGCGGCCATCCCGGCGCACAGATCCCGGTACGAGGGCTCGTTCAGGATCTCGTGGAAGAGCCCCTCTTGGGGCGCCCAGGTTTTGTCCTCGTGGCCGGCGGCGTCGAAGAACCGTTTGCCCGCGGCCGGGCTCGCGACCTTGTCGCTCATGCCGAACATCTCGTAGAGCGGGACCGAGAGCGTGCCGGCGCGGGCGAGCACGTCCTCTTGGGCTTTTTGCGCTTCGGTGAACCAACGGGCCTTCGCCTGCTTGAACACGAGCGGGTCGGCGTCGTACGCGGCCGCGCGCGCCTCGTCGTGGGTGAGATCCCGGCCCACGAGGCCGCTCGGGAGGCCGAGCTTCGGCAAGACGCGCGAGGCGATCCTGCCCGCAAAGACCTTCACCGCCGGCACCTGGAGGGCGAGGCCGAAGAACGGGCCGGAGAGGAGGAGACCTGCGTACGTCCCTGGCGCGCGGAGCATGGTCGCGGTCGCCACGAGCCCTCCGAACGAGTGGCCGAAGAGGAACGTCTTTTTGCCACCGGCGCGCGCGTCGACGAGCTTCGTGAGCTCGGCGGAGTCGTCGAGGAAGTCGTCGAAGACGTCGCAGTATCCGCGCTCTCCCTCGGATTTTCCGTGACCGC from Myxococcales bacterium carries:
- a CDS encoding alpha/beta hydrolase yields the protein MTSRPGAGPERTPSARLTAEIEKAMGAQSFEEGMVKGREGGRPSLYFRARIPEGKKAVLGLLHGYADHATRYDHVVNELYDAGIGVVALDLRGHGKSEGERGYCDVFDDFLDDSAELTKLVDARAGGKKTFLFGHSFGGLVATATMLRAPGTYAGLLLSGPFFGLALQVPAVKVFAGRIASRVLPKLGLPSGLVGRDLTHDEARAAAYDADPLVFKQAKARWFTEAQKAQEDVLARAGTLSVPLYEMFGMSDKVASPAAGKRFFDAAGHEDKTWAPQEGLFHEILNEPSYRDLCAGMAAWISART